The following are encoded together in the Capsulimonas corticalis genome:
- a CDS encoding acylphosphatase has translation MVKSVQAHVSGQVQGVGFRYYAVHVANELGVVGAVRNTPDGGVEANAEGEEGVLSQFVSALERGPHTAHVDSVTTAWGEPVGGYSGFTAV, from the coding sequence ATGGTCAAAAGCGTTCAGGCCCATGTCAGCGGGCAAGTGCAGGGTGTCGGTTTTCGCTACTACGCGGTGCATGTGGCAAATGAACTCGGGGTCGTCGGGGCCGTGCGCAACACGCCCGATGGGGGAGTCGAGGCGAACGCCGAAGGCGAAGAAGGGGTTCTGAGCCAGTTCGTATCCGCGCTGGAACGGGGGCCGCATACGGCCCATGTGGACTCCGTGACGACCGCCTGGGGCGAACCCGTCGGCGGATATTCCGGATTCACGGCTGTTTAA
- a CDS encoding peptidylprolyl isomerase, protein MKTFTLAAIALATLGATVAPQAAQAKKAEAAPVVRMETVKGTILIKLFPKEAPISTANFLKLVNKGFYNGLTFHRIADLDPSNPSKIVQGGDPAGNGSGGPGYTIKGEFTSNHVNNPLKHVAGAVAMARTGEPDSAGSQFYICVNPVHFLDGNYAVFGQVIKGLDVAAKIEQGDKMTKVTVEK, encoded by the coding sequence ATGAAGACATTCACCCTCGCCGCAATTGCGCTGGCGACTCTCGGCGCAACGGTCGCCCCGCAGGCGGCTCAGGCCAAAAAGGCGGAGGCCGCGCCGGTCGTACGCATGGAAACGGTCAAGGGTACGATCCTGATCAAGCTGTTCCCGAAGGAAGCGCCGATCTCCACGGCCAACTTCCTCAAACTGGTCAACAAAGGCTTTTATAACGGACTGACATTCCATCGCATCGCCGATCTCGACCCGAGCAACCCCTCCAAAATCGTCCAGGGCGGCGACCCCGCCGGCAACGGCTCGGGCGGCCCGGGCTATACGATCAAGGGCGAGTTCACCAGCAACCACGTGAACAACCCGCTCAAGCACGTCGCCGGCGCCGTGGCGATGGCCCGCACCGGCGAGCCCGATTCGGCGGGATCGCAGTTCTATATCTGCGTCAACCCCGTGCACTTCCTGGACGGCAACTACGCGGTCTTCGGCCAGGTGATCAAGGGGCTGGACGTCGCGGCTAAGATCGAACAGGGCGATAAGATGACGAAGGTGACGGTGGAGAAGTAG
- a CDS encoding alpha/beta fold hydrolase, whose protein sequence is MADLISGAAPTSEAGIPAVGLTLAARTPKELPLGGAGAMAAGSPESSEALLYLHGWAGSKELWWSSLREMSGWSYGVALDLPGTGETPAAEEPSSMADMARWVADMCARLGLKSVTLVGHSLGGNLAAQVALDHPRIVRRLVLVDAALDTASLPKRAFWSLSPHYGMHALKLARLASEPIAALGRRTPDDHQGGPLLALARRTRLYLDKNRDIDLQQQMRWLCENPLPAEDLSAIAAPVLWIHGVRDLTIPITHAREIVRELPHWTLHAMPGADHSPMDHDPEGFARIIRRFCQEKQS, encoded by the coding sequence TTGGCGGATCTGATTTCGGGGGCGGCTCCGACTTCGGAGGCGGGGATTCCGGCGGTGGGTCTGACTTTGGCGGCTCGGACTCCTAAGGAGCTCCCCTTGGGGGGAGCGGGCGCGATGGCGGCGGGGTCTCCGGAGAGTTCGGAGGCCCTGCTGTATCTGCATGGGTGGGCCGGCAGTAAGGAGCTCTGGTGGAGCTCGCTGCGGGAGATGTCCGGCTGGTCGTATGGGGTCGCGCTGGATCTGCCGGGAACGGGCGAGACGCCGGCGGCTGAGGAGCCCAGCTCCATGGCGGATATGGCCCGCTGGGTCGCCGACATGTGCGCGCGGCTGGGGCTGAAATCCGTCACACTGGTGGGACACTCGCTTGGCGGCAATCTCGCGGCGCAGGTCGCCTTGGACCATCCGAGAATCGTGCGCCGCCTCGTTCTGGTGGACGCCGCGCTGGACACGGCTTCTCTTCCCAAGCGCGCCTTCTGGTCGCTGTCGCCGCACTATGGCATGCACGCGCTCAAACTCGCGCGGCTGGCCTCCGAGCCGATCGCGGCGCTGGGACGCCGGACGCCCGACGACCACCAGGGCGGCCCGCTGCTGGCGCTGGCGCGCCGCACGCGGCTGTATCTGGATAAGAACCGGGATATCGATCTTCAGCAGCAAATGCGCTGGCTGTGCGAGAATCCCCTGCCCGCCGAAGATCTTTCGGCGATTGCGGCGCCGGTGCTGTGGATCCATGGGGTGCGCGATCTGACGATCCCGATCACCCATGCCCGCGAGATCGTCCGCGAACTGCCGCACTGGACGCTGCATGCGATGCCCGGCGCCGACCATTCGCCCATGGATCACGATCCGGAAGGCTTCGCGCGGATCATCCGTCGCTTCTGTCAGGAGAAGCAAAGTTGA
- a CDS encoding Nif3-like dinuclear metal center hexameric protein, giving the protein MVTLHEALAFLRGLAPEESALDNDPVGLLITSPDAQDVARIGVCLDLTPAAARRAAEARVDLVIAHHPLLYHPLKRIDPGADPISAAAVTLVKHNIALYAMHTNWDRAADGINDTLAHALELRNIMPLGHDGAKSLPRLGDLPSPMDLDAFFAWVAARLDGAGTNALRINRPDGAAKVARVAVCGGAGAFLTSDVLAAGADAYVTSDVRHHEFLDAAARGLALLDAGHDGTETPGMRRMAEILTKQFPNVETIWLGNPKN; this is encoded by the coding sequence ATGGTCACTCTTCACGAAGCATTGGCGTTTCTGCGCGGGCTCGCGCCCGAGGAGAGCGCTCTGGACAACGATCCGGTCGGACTTCTGATTACCTCGCCGGACGCCCAGGATGTGGCGCGGATCGGCGTCTGTCTGGATCTCACGCCGGCCGCCGCGCGCCGCGCGGCGGAGGCGCGGGTCGATTTGGTCATCGCTCACCATCCTTTGCTCTACCATCCCCTGAAACGCATCGATCCGGGCGCCGATCCCATCTCCGCCGCCGCCGTCACGCTCGTCAAACACAACATCGCGCTGTACGCGATGCATACGAACTGGGACCGCGCCGCCGATGGGATCAACGACACCCTCGCCCATGCGCTCGAATTGCGCAATATCATGCCCCTTGGGCACGACGGCGCGAAGTCCCTGCCGCGCCTGGGAGATCTGCCAAGTCCCATGGACCTGGATGCGTTTTTTGCCTGGGTCGCAGCGCGCCTCGACGGCGCGGGAACGAACGCCCTGCGCATCAATAGACCCGACGGCGCCGCAAAAGTTGCGCGGGTGGCGGTGTGCGGCGGAGCTGGAGCGTTCCTCACGTCGGATGTCCTGGCGGCGGGCGCGGACGCGTATGTCACCAGCGATGTCCGCCATCATGAGTTCCTCGACGCCGCCGCGCGGGGTCTCGCGCTGCTGGACGCCGGGCATGACGGCACGGAAACCCCGGGAATGCGCCGGATGGCCGAAATTCTGACAAAGCAGTTCCCAAATGTGGAGACGATTTGGCTCGGAAATCCAAAAAACTAG
- a CDS encoding heavy metal-binding domain-containing protein, translating to MPDRYTPGSQEGLPANAKNRLAAMLPGANKKGLFTSDLSINEFLLVKEAGFDPVGLVVGSSIYHIGWQKPALNQSVELDTLTQAMYHARDLAMTRMEEEADMLGADGIVGIRLEIGRQEWGENLAEFIAVGTAVKSRTGGNFRTPSGRPFTSDLSGQDFWTLAKAGYRPLSFVMGNCVYHVGYQGVKAWFSQVGQNVEMPTYTQAIYDARELALGRMQSEAEQIGADGIVGASVQENSHGWGSHIIEYFAVGTSVIAIGPEHAVPTPSLVLPLIDR from the coding sequence ATGCCCGATCGATACACGCCCGGTTCCCAGGAAGGACTGCCCGCTAACGCCAAGAACCGGCTTGCCGCCATGCTGCCCGGGGCGAACAAAAAGGGGCTGTTCACGAGCGATCTTTCCATCAACGAATTCCTTCTCGTCAAAGAAGCGGGCTTCGATCCCGTGGGGCTCGTGGTGGGGTCGTCGATCTATCATATCGGCTGGCAGAAGCCCGCGCTCAATCAAAGCGTCGAACTGGACACATTGACCCAGGCGATGTACCACGCGCGGGACCTGGCGATGACGCGCATGGAGGAAGAGGCCGATATGCTCGGAGCCGACGGGATCGTCGGCATCCGTCTGGAGATCGGACGACAGGAGTGGGGCGAGAACCTCGCCGAGTTTATCGCCGTCGGCACGGCGGTCAAGTCGCGCACGGGCGGCAACTTCCGGACGCCCAGCGGTCGCCCATTTACCTCGGACTTATCCGGACAGGACTTCTGGACGCTGGCGAAGGCCGGCTATCGTCCCCTCTCGTTCGTCATGGGCAACTGCGTCTACCATGTCGGATACCAGGGAGTGAAGGCGTGGTTCTCACAGGTCGGCCAGAATGTCGAGATGCCTACCTACACCCAGGCGATCTATGACGCCCGCGAGCTGGCGCTCGGCCGTATGCAAAGCGAGGCGGAGCAGATCGGGGCGGACGGCATTGTCGGCGCGTCCGTTCAGGAGAATTCGCACGGCTGGGGCAGCCACATTATCGAGTACTTCGCCGTCGGCACGAGCGTCATCGCCATCGGACCGGAGCACGCGGTCCCCACGCCCAGCCTCGTGCTGCCCCTGATCGATCGATAA
- a CDS encoding GGDEF domain-containing protein codes for MRQVIMDADGRGPETSDEPPVSRRQRPGANRPMWILCGVVFLGLVLSALQYDHIVSDESRRVVFVLFAAMSILSIALPASGPRGQRVVMLPGIGLGAMLLLPPITAVIPLLLANAIYAATREISSARRGALDRGAWLGLATLVSGFFFHALEGDLAKAHPGLAAPPYPTAPPYVPHVVFACLLYGAIYVLGRQINLPFAQPAQQATRSRTATDWRLEALALTACAPVALLMALTYPTGHDAGVALCACLMILLALIAHYGFEVAMLREQVDAMEKLSAVTLSQTNPHRLVERFLQLSARLIACDRATLWLTDETQPRLERVTRQSASPGSVPNACRLSQSVSTIRFGEGLIGKAADRQSPLIVREGARGGGRDESAFCLLLVPLVVGGETIGVAQFERDAPQSYTLHDIARVRSLATQTATTLANIRMHQDVYNQSVTDELTGLYNRRHITSVLLSEHRRAERYGHSISMILLDVDGFKIYNDTYGHPQGDVLLKRLSALLRENVRSVDIVGRWGGEEFIIVMPETTKEEAWRTAERLRIAVASAVFPGHADDEDAQVYKTISLGVATFPNDTRDMQTLIAMADQALYRAKHGGRNQIVVAGSQSSSQHSEHAAA; via the coding sequence GTGCGTCAAGTAATTATGGACGCTGATGGACGCGGCCCTGAGACATCGGACGAGCCGCCGGTTTCCCGCAGACAGCGGCCCGGCGCGAACCGCCCGATGTGGATCCTGTGCGGAGTTGTCTTTCTGGGATTGGTGCTTTCGGCGCTCCAATACGACCATATCGTGTCCGACGAATCGCGGCGCGTGGTGTTCGTGCTGTTCGCGGCCATGAGCATCCTTTCCATCGCCCTGCCGGCCAGCGGGCCGCGCGGCCAGCGGGTGGTCATGCTTCCCGGCATCGGCCTGGGCGCCATGCTGCTGCTGCCGCCGATCACCGCCGTCATTCCCCTGCTGCTCGCGAACGCCATTTACGCCGCCACCCGCGAGATCTCTTCCGCGCGGCGCGGCGCGCTGGACCGCGGCGCCTGGCTCGGCCTCGCCACGCTGGTCAGCGGCTTTTTCTTCCATGCGCTGGAGGGCGACCTGGCGAAGGCGCATCCCGGCCTGGCGGCTCCGCCCTATCCCACCGCGCCGCCTTACGTTCCGCATGTGGTGTTCGCGTGCCTGCTTTATGGCGCGATCTATGTGCTGGGACGCCAAATCAACCTGCCCTTCGCGCAGCCGGCCCAGCAGGCGACACGGTCGCGGACGGCGACCGACTGGCGCCTCGAAGCCCTCGCGCTGACCGCCTGCGCGCCGGTGGCGCTCCTGATGGCGCTGACCTATCCGACCGGCCACGACGCCGGCGTGGCGCTGTGCGCCTGTCTGATGATCCTGCTCGCGCTTATCGCCCATTACGGCTTCGAAGTCGCCATGCTGCGCGAGCAAGTCGACGCCATGGAGAAGCTGAGCGCGGTCACGCTGTCCCAGACAAATCCGCACCGCCTGGTCGAGCGCTTCCTCCAGCTCTCCGCCCGATTGATCGCCTGCGACCGCGCGACATTGTGGCTGACCGACGAGACGCAGCCGCGCCTGGAGCGCGTGACGCGCCAGAGCGCGTCGCCCGGCTCCGTTCCGAACGCCTGCCGTCTTTCCCAATCCGTGAGCACCATCCGATTCGGCGAGGGCCTGATCGGCAAGGCCGCCGACCGGCAGTCGCCGCTGATCGTCCGCGAAGGAGCGCGCGGCGGCGGCCGGGACGAATCGGCGTTTTGCCTGCTGCTCGTCCCGCTCGTCGTGGGCGGCGAGACAATCGGCGTCGCCCAGTTCGAGCGCGACGCGCCGCAGTCTTACACCCTTCACGATATCGCGCGCGTCCGCTCCCTGGCGACTCAGACCGCGACGACGCTGGCGAACATCCGAATGCATCAGGATGTCTACAATCAGTCGGTGACGGATGAGCTGACGGGCCTGTACAACCGCCGCCATATCACCTCGGTGCTGCTGAGCGAACACCGCCGGGCCGAGCGTTACGGACACTCCATTTCGATGATCCTGTTGGACGTCGACGGCTTCAAGATCTACAACGACACCTACGGCCACCCGCAGGGCGATGTCCTCCTGAAGCGCCTCTCCGCGCTGCTGCGCGAAAATGTCCGCAGCGTGGATATCGTGGGACGCTGGGGCGGCGAGGAGTTTATCATCGTGATGCCGGAAACGACCAAGGAAGAAGCCTGGCGCACCGCCGAACGCCTGCGCATCGCGGTCGCCTCCGCCGTCTTCCCCGGCCACGCCGATGACGAAGACGCCCAGGTCTACAAAACAATCAGCCTCGGTGTCGCCACCTTCCCGAACGACACCCGCGATATGCAGACACTGATTGCGATGGCCGACCAGGCCCTCTACCGCGCCAAACACGGCGGACGCAACCAGATCGTCGTCGCCGGCAGCCAGTCGTCATCCCAGCACTCGGAGCACGCGGCGGCTTAG
- a CDS encoding YezD family protein, producing the protein MEIPLQKIQEAVASIRFGSVQIIIQDGRVVQIDKTEKIRLV; encoded by the coding sequence GTGGAAATTCCTCTTCAGAAGATCCAGGAAGCGGTCGCCAGCATTCGATTTGGATCCGTCCAAATCATCATTCAGGACGGTCGCGTGGTGCAGATCGACAAGACCGAAAAAATTCGTCTTGTTTAA
- a CDS encoding prepilin-type N-terminal cleavage/methylation domain-containing protein, with the protein MSSIASVRKGFTLIELLVVIAIIAILAAILFPVFAQAREKARSAADVSNIKQIGLATLQYLQDNDERFFPTVTEREAPAGVINDPVSAAVYSIRGRLEPYIKGGLKTSQGDNIWHDPSATVAWPSPQPLSGPTSSNVYWPNDYGFNINEGNTAVDSTPGASSGPVAYFNTQHGLNIGVNKDTTLAAINSPSNLILIGDTQRADGTVSRGSLTPQWTKPGSTTPIALDNGANPWTALGSQAGLNSRHQGRANVGFADGHVKSVIPVQTYIDDTHNNWDRTL; encoded by the coding sequence ATGTCCAGCATCGCATCGGTTCGCAAAGGGTTTACCCTCATTGAATTGCTCGTCGTCATAGCCATTATCGCGATTCTCGCCGCCATCTTGTTCCCGGTCTTCGCACAAGCTCGTGAGAAAGCCCGCTCCGCCGCCGACGTCAGCAATATCAAGCAGATTGGCCTCGCCACACTTCAGTATCTGCAAGACAATGACGAGCGTTTCTTCCCGACCGTCACCGAGCGCGAAGCTCCGGCGGGCGTGATTAACGACCCCGTTTCCGCCGCCGTCTACAGCATCCGCGGCCGCCTGGAGCCGTACATCAAGGGCGGCCTGAAGACCAGCCAGGGCGACAATATCTGGCATGATCCTTCCGCGACCGTCGCTTGGCCATCCCCGCAGCCGCTGTCCGGCCCGACCAGCTCCAATGTCTACTGGCCCAATGACTACGGCTTCAATATCAATGAAGGCAACACGGCCGTGGACAGCACGCCCGGCGCCAGCTCCGGCCCGGTCGCATATTTCAATACCCAGCATGGTTTGAATATCGGCGTCAACAAAGATACGACGCTCGCCGCGATTAACAGCCCGTCGAACCTGATCCTGATCGGCGACACCCAGCGCGCGGACGGCACTGTTTCGCGTGGCTCACTGACCCCGCAGTGGACCAAGCCTGGCAGCACGACACCGATTGCTCTGGATAACGGCGCGAACCCCTGGACGGCTCTTGGTTCACAGGCCGGTCTGAACTCACGGCACCAGGGCCGCGCCAATGTCGGTTTTGCAGACGGTCACGTGAAGTCGGTTATCCCCGTCCAGACGTACATCGACGACACGCACAACAACTGGGACCGCACTCTCTAA
- a CDS encoding molybdopterin-dependent oxidoreductase, whose protein sequence is MADDKAKEQGEHHKSRLAEEEPSPILVPRRRLQMQSRRDFLLYGVGAAAVAGGFWWLLPGDTHSRVLTPGQAARLDSLEARVGLTGGRKETLLGRTLTFDDDVAEALYSPNRIVPTYAKSQITPNLRNNYGGGTPDPDYIDDWTLTLDGLADGKQRKLSLHDLSTRFGHHEEITRLVCVEGWSAIAWWGGLRFADLLRAFPPMPGARWANMESAVNVDSDGNSDPYYVSIDLGTARHPQTLLATHQEGKPLGVEHGAPMRLIAPMKLGLKNIKALTHITYTVKEPADYWNERGYSKYDGV, encoded by the coding sequence ATGGCTGACGATAAGGCGAAGGAACAGGGAGAACACCATAAATCCCGGCTGGCGGAGGAAGAGCCGTCGCCGATTCTTGTGCCTCGGCGGCGGCTGCAGATGCAGTCGAGGCGGGATTTTTTGCTTTATGGGGTGGGCGCGGCGGCGGTGGCGGGCGGGTTCTGGTGGCTGCTGCCGGGCGATACGCATAGCCGGGTGCTGACGCCGGGGCAGGCGGCGCGTTTGGATTCGCTGGAGGCGCGCGTGGGGCTGACGGGAGGGCGCAAGGAGACGCTGTTGGGGCGGACGCTGACGTTTGACGACGATGTCGCGGAGGCGCTTTATTCACCCAATCGCATCGTGCCGACCTACGCCAAGTCCCAGATCACGCCCAACCTGCGCAACAACTATGGGGGCGGGACGCCCGATCCGGATTATATCGACGACTGGACGCTGACGCTGGATGGTCTCGCGGACGGCAAACAGCGTAAGCTGAGCCTGCACGATCTGAGCACGCGCTTCGGTCACCATGAGGAGATCACACGGCTGGTTTGTGTGGAGGGGTGGAGCGCCATCGCCTGGTGGGGCGGCCTGCGCTTCGCGGATCTACTGCGCGCCTTCCCGCCGATGCCGGGCGCGCGCTGGGCGAACATGGAATCGGCGGTCAATGTGGACAGCGACGGCAACTCCGATCCCTACTATGTCTCCATCGATCTGGGCACGGCGCGCCACCCGCAGACGCTGCTGGCGACTCATCAAGAAGGCAAGCCGCTGGGCGTGGAGCACGGCGCGCCCATGCGCTTGATCGCGCCGATGAAGCTGGGTCTGAAGAATATCAAGGCCCTGACCCATATCACCTACACGGTGAAGGAGCCGGCGGATTATTGGAACGAGCGGGGATACTCGAAGTACGACGGGGTGTGA
- a CDS encoding permease prefix domain 1-containing protein: MDSPLKNDLIDQRIEHYLRRLSGHLYGADRHAIDETLEEIRQHLRAGCDEYVREGYPVERAVEMALDRFGSADNVGENLARRLAPYSAQLKAYWILRLGSIVQFIAIWFVAQQSLGMASNWRWRIGGVIVALLFVLVEEFRRSAVPPRIIARQRLRTEEIQRYLSTSGIRKSTSAFSFGSYLYICCLALIAAAAICGHVYAMAVYFLVEVAQNVYIKIVVARLNRSLSIQ; this comes from the coding sequence ATGGACAGCCCACTAAAAAATGATCTGATCGACCAGCGCATTGAACACTATTTGAGGCGTTTGTCAGGACATCTTTACGGAGCGGACCGCCACGCAATCGACGAGACTCTTGAAGAGATCCGTCAACATTTGCGTGCTGGCTGCGATGAATATGTGCGTGAAGGCTATCCTGTCGAGCGAGCCGTGGAGATGGCTCTCGACCGATTTGGCTCTGCCGATAACGTCGGAGAGAATCTTGCGCGCCGTCTTGCTCCATACTCCGCACAGCTCAAAGCGTATTGGATTTTGCGTTTGGGAAGCATTGTGCAATTTATTGCGATATGGTTTGTTGCTCAGCAGTCATTGGGAATGGCGTCAAACTGGCGCTGGCGTATTGGGGGAGTTATTGTGGCCCTGCTGTTCGTCTTGGTGGAAGAGTTCCGCCGGAGTGCGGTTCCGCCAAGAATTATCGCGCGGCAGCGCCTGCGCACAGAGGAGATCCAGCGTTATCTTAGCACGTCTGGGATTCGGAAATCTACGAGCGCTTTCAGTTTTGGATCTTATCTTTATATCTGTTGCCTTGCTTTGATCGCAGCGGCGGCGATCTGCGGCCATGTCTACGCGATGGCGGTTTACTTCCTGGTAGAAGTTGCCCAGAACGTCTATATCAAAATCGTCGTCGCGCGCCTTAATCGAAGTCTATCAATCCAGTAA
- a CDS encoding permease prefix domain 1-containing protein: MNESFESSEQIDQYLSRVADYLHGADAQVVDDTLEEIRQHLNLRCEELIQNGLSDKEAVRIAIERFGSPNKIGWSLARQLGSSAFQIQLFCGLTTCRMLKFLAIFLPTRHTLHFSPFITKFIPFGLGLVICITLLQLIEAFTVINSQSARKQRSFIKRTSQGSKMLSITSTATPTGVFRYAYIAFLLAWGGVNFSWHINSLGALTFLEVIEFTFVRTAIRRLSGSASV; the protein is encoded by the coding sequence ATGAATGAATCCTTTGAATCCAGCGAGCAAATCGATCAATACTTAAGTCGTGTGGCGGACTATCTTCACGGGGCGGATGCGCAGGTAGTCGACGACACGCTTGAAGAGATTCGGCAGCATCTTAACTTACGTTGCGAGGAACTGATCCAAAATGGCCTTTCTGACAAGGAAGCGGTGCGAATAGCCATTGAGCGCTTTGGATCCCCAAACAAAATTGGCTGGAGTTTGGCCCGGCAACTGGGTTCGAGCGCATTTCAGATTCAACTGTTTTGCGGGCTGACGACTTGCCGCATGCTAAAGTTTTTGGCGATCTTTCTGCCCACGCGGCATACATTGCATTTTTCGCCGTTTATCACTAAGTTTATACCGTTCGGTCTGGGCCTCGTGATATGCATAACGCTGCTCCAGCTTATTGAAGCATTCACAGTCATCAATTCTCAGTCTGCTCGCAAACAGCGCTCGTTTATCAAAAGAACATCCCAAGGATCGAAAATGCTGAGTATTACTAGCACGGCCACTCCCACAGGTGTTTTTCGCTACGCTTATATTGCGTTCTTGTTGGCGTGGGGTGGCGTTAACTTCTCGTGGCATATTAATAGCCTCGGCGCCCTTACCTTCTTAGAAGTCATCGAGTTTACTTTCGTTAGAACAGCAATCAGGCGACTGAGCGGGAGCGCATCGGTGTAG